CACGGTGAAGACGCGGCGATGATGATCCTTGTATTTCGCGACCTCTTCGGGCAGGTGCGGGCGCGGGCCGACGAGGCTCATCTTGCCGGTGAAGACGAGGAAGAGTTCCGGCAGTTCGTCGATGGAATATTTCCTGATGAACGTGCCGACGCGGGTGACGCGCGGATCGTCTTTGATCTTCACGAGCGGCCCTTCCTTGCGCGTGTCGCGATCGGCCAGTTCGGTGTAGCGCAGGTTATGGGTGTTGGGCCGCATGGAGCGGAATTTGAAATAGCGGAACGGCCGGCCGTGTTCGCCGACGCGCGTCACGGGCGATCCGTCGTCGAGCCGGCTGAAGAAGACCGGGCCGCGCGAATCGATCGCTACGGCGAGTGCGGCGAGCAGCATGATCGGCGAGGTCAGGATGATGAGGAGGAGCGAACCGATGACGTCGAAGATCCGTTTCAGGACGCGGCCCCAGCCGTCGAGGCGCGTGCCTTTGATCTCGACGATCGGCAGGCCGGCCACGGTCGAGAGTTCCATATTGTGGCTGTGGGTCGCGAGCAGGTCGGCCGAATACTTGAAGGCCAGTTGGCGCGATTCGCAGAAGCCGAGGATGCGGGACAGGTCCTCGCGGCTGAGATCGGGGTTCGTGACGATGACCTCGTCGAGCGCTCCGGTCGCGGCCAGGCCGGCGAGTTCTTTTTCGGCCTCGTCATCGAAGCCGGCGATGGTCTTGATCATCTGGAAACCGAAGGCGGGATTTTTGGCGAAAGCCGCGGTCAGGGTCTTGGTGACGCGCTCGTCGCCGCCGATGACGATCACGCGGCGCACGCCGACGCCGAAGCGGACGAGCAGGCGTTGGAGCAGCCGGATCAGGACGCGGCCCAGGCTCAGGTAGATGAAAGCGACGATCCAGGCCGCGAGGATGATGAAGCGGGAGGAGAAGAGTTCGCGGCGGAAGAAGACGATCACGATGAAGGTCAGGATCGATGCCGAGCTGGCGAAAAAGATGCGCGAAATCTCCATTGTGAGGCGGCGCGGGCCGCGGACGGCGTAGAGTCCGGAGAGTGCCATGAACATCACGAACAGGAGGCCGGCGCCGGCGGCGAGGAGCAGGAAACGGTTCCAGGGCAGGTCGAAAGCGACCGGACGAAGAGCGGCCAGCCAGCCGAAGCGGACGGAGTAGGCGGTGATGGCCGCGAGGAAGACCAATAGGAAATCCAGGGGGACGAGGACGACCGTGAAAGCGAGTTCGCTCTTTTTCATAGGCGTGGGAGTGTTTACCTATATTAGAGCGAATGGCGATTTGAGGCAATATGGCGGAAATAAGCCCGAAACGGCTGCCCAAAAAGACGCAAACGCCGCGTCCTCGTCTGGGGACTTCGCGGTCCGGCAGCCCCGTATTTTTAGGCGTTAAAGATCATTGACAAAATAGCGTTTTTGCGCTAGGTTTTCAGCACAAGTGTTCTTTTTATGGCAGGCCTCAAGTATGCCTAATGACAGGCGTACAGGGGGTAAGCCAAAAACAAGGAGTCAGGTCATGGTCCAGAAGAAGAGTGAGTTCGTCAGTGCCGCCGGCACCACCTTTGAGATCATCCAGAAGCTCTCCGGAGCCGTCCGCGACCTCGGCGGGTCGGATGATCACCTCCGTCGGATCCTCTCCGACGAGGAGCTTCGTCGCGAGATCGCCAAGCTGCTCGTTGCGGGTACTTGTCGCAAAACCCTTGGTGACATGCTCAAGGCCTGCGGCAATGACTGGGCGAACTCCGCCATTACCGAGGAACATTTCCCGGTGAAGCCCGAACTCTTCACTGTGGCCGGCACCAAGGTCTTTCACTTCAACCGAATCATGACCACGAAGGAGGTCGAGGCGGCCATCAGGGCCAAGGGGTACGAGCCAGCCTCGATCGAGACTCTCCTCGCCTACGGCGTGGAGAATCCCAGAGAGCAGCGGAAGCACCCCATCGTCGCCCTCGGCTCCTCCTGGGTGCATCCCGGCGGCAGCCGTGAGGTCCCTTGTCTGTGCGAGTACGACCGCAAGCGGCAACTTCGCCTGTGGTATGCCAACCCCAAGAACTATTGGTGCGAGGACTACTGTTTCCTCGCCTCCCGCAAGTCCAGCATGTTGTTCGTCGCGGACCCCCAGCTCAATGTCTTCGATCAGATGATCGAAGACTGCAAGTTTGTTGATGTCGACCACGACATCAACGAGCAGAACTTTCCACTCGCCGGCCCGGTCGTAGACGTGTCAGACATGCTGCTGGTCAGCCAGAAAGATTTTGGCAGCCAGGGCAAAACCTTCGCTCAGATTAAGACCTTTATCGACAGCGAGGGTTATCGTTGCGCGACTCTAGCCGAGCTGATTGACTACGCTAAGGCGAAGTGGGACGACAAGGATGCAGTCATCGCTCTCGGCTCCTTCTGGGTGGATCAGCATGGTCATCGTGTCGTACCGCGGCTGTATAGGGGTGTTCATGGTCCCGGGCTAGATCTGCTGGATCGTCTTGATGACTTGTCGGGTATTTCATACTCGTTCCTCGTCGTCCGCAAGTAACTCTCGAATCCTTTCGGCCCATACCACGTCGTGGTGCGGGCCGATTTTTTTATACTGATGTTTGCGGCTAAGACGACAACCGGCGGCTACGGCTGCGGACAGTAGAGTCTGGAAAAGATCATTGACAAAATCGCCTATTTATGCGATTGTTTCGGCACAAGTGTTCTTTTCATGACAGTCCCTAGGTTCGTCTGATGTCAGACGTATAAGGGGTAAACCATAAACAAGGAGTCAGGTCATGGTCCAGAAGAAGAGCGAGTCCGTCTTTGCCGTCGGCACCACCTTTGAGATCATCGTGAAGCTCTCCGGAGCCGTCCGCGACCTCGGCGGGTCGGATGATCACCTCCGCCGGATCCTCTCCGATGAGAAGCTCCGTCGCGAGATCGCTGGGCTGCTGGTCGGTAAGTCCCTCGCCGAGATGATCGCCAAGTGCAAGTTCAGCTACGTTAACCCCGTCATCGACGAGCAGAACCTTCTGCTCGCCGGACCGGTCGCGGATATATCGGACATGCTGGTTGTCAGCCAGAAGGATCTTGGCGGTCAGGATATGACCACTGCCGCAGTCGAGGCTGCCATTGACTGTATGGGTTACCGTCCTGCGTCCCTCGTCGAACAGCTCGTCTATGCCAAGGCGAAGTGGAACGGTAAGGACCACGTGAACGCTTGGGTGGAATCGCATAACCAACGCTACATCTCGAGTCTGTCCGGGGATGGCGCCGGCGACCGCGAGTTGACCTTGTTCCGAATCGTATCTGGGTTCTGCTGGTTCGGTGACATTCGTTTTCTCGTCGTTCGCAAGTAATCCAGAGCCTCTCGGCCCGCGTCATGTCATGGCGCGGGCTTTTTTGTTGCGATGTTGTTATGGCCGCATCTTTAGTTGGTCGGACTAGGATGCGATCGGTATTTCAGAACAGGATTCGTCGCCAGCATATTTTTAAAGCCGAGAAATTGATTAAGCTTACGGGCCTGGGAGGTTGACAAAAAGGCTAATTTGAGCTATTATCCAGCGGTCAGGTCGACCGGATGATCGCCCCGCAGTACTGCGGGGAGGAAAGTCTGAACACCTCCCGCATTCATGCGGGAAAAGGGACAATCGCTAACGGCGACCGGGAGCAAGCGTCGGAATTTCTTTTCAATAGCCAATTGGCGAAAGAAGTTTCGCGTCCAAGCCCAGGGAGAGTGCAACAGAAAATACACCGCCTGCGCCCCGTGATGACGAGCGAAAGCGAGTCATTTTACGGGGCTAGAAGCGTCACCGGCGCAAGCTAGTGCCGACAAGGCAAGGTTGAAATCGTGAGGTAAGAGCTCACGCGGGACTGCGGGGCGTGAGCCGTGAAAGCGGCTTTTACGCCCCCACGGACAAGAACCTTCGGGTTCCAATATCTGGCCGCGCGAGCGGCGCCGTGGAAAACCCTGTCCGGTGCAAGAGCAAGTTTGGTAGCTCGCAGGCCGCAGTCGCAAGGTTGCGGCCAAGGCCGCTGGCAACAGCGGTCGCAGAGAGATGATCATCGCCTCGCGGTCAAACGCGGGGTACAAAATTCGGCTTACAGGCCGGCCTGACAAGAAAAACCCTCAAGCAGAGATGCTTGAGGGTTTTTTATCAGATCAGAGATGAACAGCGGTTCAGCCGCGGAGTCCGGCAAAGCGCCGAAGGAGCGGATCGGGATCCCAGGCCTGACGGTTCAGGGCGGTCTCGATCATCTCCTCGCACTCCCAGCTTTCGCCTTTGGACCACAGGTCGCGCAGGAACCGGCTGGCGTCCGAAGACCTGAACCAGGTCTGGCCGTAGCGCAGTTCGAGATGCTCCCGGAGCTGGGCGGCCGCGAGTCGGGCCCGGAGGCGGTCAGCCGAGCCGAAGCCGCGGTCCAGATCCAGGAGATAGAGCTCTCCGTCATGGTTGAGGCCGGTCTGGGAGGACAACAGGTGATGATAGTTGAACTGATTGCGCCAGTTGTCGAGCGGACTCTTCTGCAGCTCCATCGCATAGGCGAATTGGCCGATGTGACGGCGCAGCTGATAGAGGTCCGCCAGTTTCCGACGGCCCGCCACTTCGGCCGCCGCGGCCGCGTCCAGTCCCAGCACCGCCGCGAGCCACTCTTCATTCTGGAGCAGAGACTCCAGCAGGAAGGCGCAGGTCTCGGCGAGAGCGCGGGAGCGTCCGAGGTTGCGGAATTCGAAGGGCAGCCGCGGATCCATGGAAGCGCTGAACCAGGCCTGTCCCGCCTCGTGGAGGAGGGCGGCATAGTCTGCCGCTCCGCCGCGAGGTTTCAGGAACAGGCGGATCTCGGCTGGCGCGTTGCACGCCACGCAGAGGATGCCGTCATCGCTGGCCGGACCAGTCTCGAGTTCCAGCTTGATGTCGGATCCGTCGAGATCCAGGCCGAGGCCGCGGAAGGTCTCCCGCGCGGCCGCGAGCAGCCGTCGCGCCGGGAAGATCCTGTCGAACTCCCGGTTCGCGAGCAGATAGGACTCGTGAGCCCGCGACAGTCCCGGGAATTTCCGTCCCGAGCGCTGCCGCCGGACGAGCCGGCTCATGCCTTCGTCGTAGACGTCCTGGGTCTTTTCGGACACGGTTTTCGCGATCGCGAGCAGATCGTCGTAGCTGACGCGCTTGCGTCCGCTATAGAACTGCAGCTCGGTCGCGAAACCATGGCGGGCGAGCGTCCGGTGGAAACGGTTGTTCCGGTCGACGAGCAGCGGGTTAAGCTTTTCTTCGACGCAACGGACGTAAGCCGACCAGAGCTGTTCGCGCTTGTCGGCGCTGCGTTCCTGGCTCAGCCGGCGCTGGAGATCGGGGAGCGGCGTTTTCGCGCCGTTCAC
This genomic window from Patescibacteria group bacterium contains:
- a CDS encoding sugar transferase, giving the protein MKKSELAFTVVLVPLDFLLVFLAAITAYSVRFGWLAALRPVAFDLPWNRFLLLAAGAGLLFVMFMALSGLYAVRGPRRLTMEISRIFFASSASILTFIVIVFFRRELFSSRFIILAAWIVAFIYLSLGRVLIRLLQRLLVRFGVGVRRVIVIGGDERVTKTLTAAFAKNPAFGFQMIKTIAGFDDEAEKELAGLAATGALDEVIVTNPDLSREDLSRILGFCESRQLAFKYSADLLATHSHNMELSTVAGLPIVEIKGTRLDGWGRVLKRIFDVIGSLLLIILTSPIMLLAALAVAIDSRGPVFFSRLDDGSPVTRVGEHGRPFRYFKFRSMRPNTHNLRYTELADRDTRKEGPLVKIKDDPRVTRVGTFIRKYSIDELPELFLVFTGKMSLVGPRPHLPEEVAKYKDHHRRVFTVKPGITGLAQISGRADLNFDEEVRLDTYYIENWSPWLDLAILIKTPLAVLSRKGAY